The Aphanothece sacrum FPU1 nucleotide sequence ACTCAATATAGTTAGCCATAATTAACTAAATTTCACTATATTGACCATTAAGTTTAATAGTAGGAATTAAATTAATTATTTAAGGTAAAAAACGATCTAAAGCTGCTTTTAATTGCTCCAATTCTTCCTCAATATTACCTTCTTTGGCAGCACGAGCAACACACTCATTCAAATGCTCATCTAAAATTAATCGAGATACCCTATCAATGGCCCCTCTTACTGCTGCTAATTGTATCAAAACTTCAGGACAAGGACGACTTTCTGTTACCATAGATTTAATGCCTCGAATATGGCCTTCAATGCGAGAAAGACGGTTAATAACTTGCTTTAATGAAGCTTGACTGTGAACGTGACTATGACTATTATTATGATCATGAGTATGAGTCCCTGACGTTTCAGAAGATGTAGTAATAGTAGTAGGATGGAATTGATTATTAGTCAATGGTTTTACATTTAACCTCAAGAGATGACAGTTATAGTGAACTAACTTTTCTTTGATATAACTTTAACAAAGATACTACCTGTAGAGGCAATTCATGAATTGCCCCTACAAAAATCAATACTTTTTAGAGGACTTGCATAAGTCATCTCTTAGTCTGACATATTTTTTAGTATCAACTGTAACAAATTACGAATATATTTTTTTACTTAATCATTATCCCACAATAAAAAGAGCTGTGCTAAATTTAATACGGCTAATTCAGAACTTACGCAGTAGCAATACCTGTAGAGTCAATTCATAAATTGACCCTGGAAAAATACTCAATTTCTGGAGTCTTTGTTTAAGTCCTATGATTCAAAGATAGCCGATCTAAAATTTAAAAGCAACCCTGTTCAAACAAAAATGAAACCAAACTGGAAAACTGACGAATTAGTTCAATATGCACCGTATAACGATTATCAACAAGATTTAAGAAAAATAGGTTTAAATCCTAACTTTTGGTATCCCGTTGCTCAATCACAAGAACTCAAAAAAGATAAACCTCATGGGGTTACATTTGGGGGGGAACCCATTGTTTTAGTTAGGACTAAATCTGAGCAAGTTTTTGCTATTGAAGACCGTTGCGCTCATCGACAAATACCTTTAAGTATGGGGGTTATGTGTGGCTCTAAATTAAAATGTACTTATCATGGATGGCTCTATGATGAGACAGGAAAATTAACAGGAGTTCCCTATTTACCGGAAGATACACCTATTCCCAAAGGAGTTAAAAGTTATCTTTGTCGAGAAGCTTATGGACATATTTTTGTCTTTCCTGGTAAAGCAGAATTAGCGCAAACTGTCCCATTTCCTGATGTACAAATTAATGAAAATGACTATAAAACGATGTATTTTTCCCGTCGGGTTAATTGTCATTATTCCTTTTTATTGGAAAATTTAATGGATATGAACCATCAATTTTTACATCGAAGATTAATGGGAAAAGTTAAACCTAGTTTGATTGAG carries:
- a CDS encoding metal-sensing transcriptional repressor, which produces MTTSSETSGTHTHDHNNSHSHVHSQASLKQVINRLSRIEGHIRGIKSMVTESRPCPEVLIQLAAVRGAIDRVSRLILDEHLNECVARAAKEGNIEEELEQLKAALDRFLP
- a CDS encoding aromatic ring-hydroxylating oxygenase subunit alpha; translation: MKPNWKTDELVQYAPYNDYQQDLRKIGLNPNFWYPVAQSQELKKDKPHGVTFGGEPIVLVRTKSEQVFAIEDRCAHRQIPLSMGVMCGSKLKCTYHGWLYDETGKLTGVPYLPEDTPIPKGVKSYLCREAYGHIFVFPGKAELAQTVPFPDVQINENDYKTMYFSRRVNCHYSFLLENLMDMNHQFLHRRLMGKVKPSLIENSKGENWVEAKYKFSGEPHPTANLVLAAGRDKKETVTDFDIMTIRTEYPYQTLTVCGPNSDSPVLKLWVYYIPVDKEQKINHSFGMLMIRRPKIPGLLTLLWPLMRYFTGEIFAEDKMIVETEQKAYDLQGTDWNQEIFPLLLDVRELLKKKGIPLN